The following are encoded together in the Spirosoma oryzicola genome:
- a CDS encoding ATP-binding protein, translating to MSTALFSIVFLLTMPLCLLSWQDAGGQPISQAGGWPPLQILDVEKGLPQSFVSGVVLDDDGFIWVGTLDGLARYDGRRFVTFQHQDDDPTSPIDNAVSGLWKGAKNEIWVHYENGEIDRLDTRMGRFWHLTRQPAFAIIKKLPFTVGCQLKVDHQGNLWGTLLNKGIFHCDFKRNKIQQLGRTIHGLASDTVKAIAEDRQQRLWVITQNGLSQFDRATNRFINTAYPLPLVRPEGYTAAGAEKLGVLVRTSGELMFSDRKKLYFFDPNRHTFRIVDLSIEDKEGIRHIAQSPKGGEWIEYAGTVYRYTDQQGLTPVWRYQPSKDNLSTGLWCTDISFDQAGVLWIGGNTLGLLRLDLAATPLHTYSYKKAFCQDVVQQELDVSLMATYRWPFTNETANSQSSYIMRSSYDPWGRLWIGLGDQIGCYHTQQKKITLLPTVPSKITASFNNGLRGLSIAPDGKIWVVTEQGEPYWYDSLTSCWQALFRGRLTALPPTLTNDLLVDSTSLWVTTIGKGLLHYTLDARRYQAFRFGSPDDKQANPTLLDLEQDPTRSHLLWIGSYQGLICFNKRTHRYQRFTTAHGLPNNTIYSVVPDRQGYLWLSTNKGLCRFHPIRHTVLSLQTADGLPGNEFNRFHHLKLPNGQLAFGGIKGWLVFDPALIKEDTLQPVVALTELFINNQSVAQYGTDSPLPTPVNNASDLQLAYNQNYVTFEFAALHCHQPDRVVYRYKLRGYDDRWTISNQPRASYTKLPPGQYTLEVNAGNETGQWSRHVKELSIAVLPPFWAGGWAYSLYTLLAVSGLVGFVRFRTKRERERNELLLREQQANELRQLDLAKTRFFANVSHELRTPLTLMLGPLKSVLLSRELTSKDEYLVQTAQRNAENLLGLVNELLDLTKLEAGKMQLNSQAVRVKSLVSGLVASFDSLARQKEITLTSELAVRDELIVQLDERKLRQVLTNLLANALKFTPTDGFVKVTLNYVEPQLHIAVLDTGRGISPDDLPYVFDRYFQTRQSDTPLEGGTGIGLALCQELVRLMQGTLRVESQLGQGSTFRIELPAPLSSMPQQESDAESLVLEEVAGGNSTKQLAEEAKAHCADVVLVVEDNPDLRNYLVTILSPLFTVQTAENGQVALTRLAELPLLPSLIVSDIMMPVMDGFQLLETLKGNDTYRRIPVIMLTARAEMVDRLRALRIGVDDYLLKPFDEEELMARIASLLHNQRERSVALTTEVVEVSQNDDPSLPTTALSSEDSLWLERLEMLTMARLSNFDLTADELASELAASRRTFYRTVKRLTGMTPAQYLSEARFRQARFLLETRQVSTVKQVAYQVGFRQVSHFAQTYQQRFGKAPADYL from the coding sequence ATGAGTACCGCTTTGTTCAGCATCGTTTTTCTGTTGACGATGCCGCTATGTTTGTTGTCTTGGCAAGACGCTGGTGGACAACCCATTAGCCAAGCTGGTGGCTGGCCACCTCTTCAAATTCTCGATGTTGAGAAAGGTTTGCCTCAATCATTCGTTTCAGGAGTCGTTTTGGACGATGATGGTTTTATTTGGGTAGGAACCCTAGATGGGTTGGCACGCTATGATGGTCGGCGCTTTGTTACGTTTCAGCATCAGGACGATGATCCGACTTCCCCCATCGATAATGCCGTCAGTGGTCTTTGGAAAGGAGCAAAAAATGAAATTTGGGTTCACTACGAAAATGGTGAGATCGACCGGCTGGATACCCGAATGGGCCGCTTCTGGCACCTGACCCGCCAACCTGCCTTCGCCATCATTAAAAAACTTCCCTTCACGGTTGGTTGCCAGCTGAAAGTTGACCACCAGGGAAATCTATGGGGTACTTTACTCAACAAAGGCATATTCCACTGCGACTTCAAGCGCAATAAAATTCAGCAGTTGGGCAGGACTATTCACGGACTGGCGTCGGATACGGTCAAAGCCATTGCAGAAGATCGGCAGCAACGTCTTTGGGTTATCACACAAAACGGCCTGAGCCAGTTCGACAGAGCAACAAATCGGTTTATCAATACAGCCTATCCGTTGCCACTGGTGCGTCCGGAAGGCTATACCGCTGCAGGCGCAGAGAAACTCGGCGTACTTGTACGAACTAGCGGTGAGCTGATGTTTAGTGACCGAAAAAAGCTATACTTTTTTGATCCCAATCGCCATACGTTTCGGATCGTTGATCTGTCCATTGAAGATAAAGAAGGAATACGCCACATAGCTCAAAGCCCGAAAGGAGGGGAGTGGATCGAATACGCCGGAACCGTTTACCGATATACCGATCAACAAGGGTTAACACCCGTCTGGCGTTACCAGCCTTCAAAAGATAACCTGTCTACGGGTTTATGGTGCACAGACATAAGTTTTGATCAGGCGGGAGTGCTGTGGATCGGCGGTAACACCCTGGGCTTGTTGAGGCTTGATCTGGCTGCGACACCCTTGCATACGTATTCATACAAAAAAGCGTTCTGTCAGGATGTGGTTCAGCAGGAGCTGGATGTGTCACTGATGGCTACTTACCGCTGGCCTTTTACGAATGAAACGGCTAATTCGCAAAGCTCGTATATCATGCGATCAAGCTATGACCCGTGGGGGCGACTGTGGATTGGTCTAGGCGACCAGATAGGGTGCTATCATACTCAGCAGAAAAAAATTACGCTTTTACCCACTGTACCCAGCAAAATAACGGCCTCGTTCAATAATGGTCTGCGCGGCTTATCGATTGCTCCTGATGGTAAAATATGGGTCGTTACGGAACAGGGTGAGCCGTACTGGTACGATAGTCTGACCAGTTGCTGGCAAGCATTGTTTCGTGGGCGTTTGACCGCATTGCCGCCTACCTTAACGAATGACCTGCTGGTTGATTCGACAAGTTTGTGGGTAACGACCATCGGCAAAGGACTGTTGCATTATACGCTCGATGCCCGGCGCTACCAGGCTTTTCGATTCGGTTCGCCCGATGACAAACAAGCCAATCCAACACTTCTCGATTTAGAGCAGGACCCGACCCGTAGTCATTTGCTGTGGATCGGTAGCTATCAAGGGCTAATTTGCTTCAACAAACGCACCCACCGCTACCAACGTTTTACGACCGCGCATGGATTGCCCAACAATACTATTTACTCGGTGGTGCCCGACAGGCAGGGGTACCTCTGGCTTAGCACCAACAAAGGACTGTGCCGTTTTCATCCCATCCGACATACAGTTCTGAGTCTACAAACAGCTGACGGATTACCGGGAAACGAGTTTAACCGATTTCATCACCTTAAACTGCCGAACGGTCAGCTGGCTTTTGGTGGTATAAAAGGGTGGTTGGTGTTCGATCCTGCGCTGATTAAAGAGGACACATTACAGCCCGTTGTGGCACTAACCGAGTTGTTCATCAACAACCAGTCTGTAGCACAGTATGGAACTGACTCTCCGCTGCCAACGCCGGTTAATAATGCGTCGGACCTTCAGCTTGCCTATAATCAAAATTATGTAACGTTTGAGTTCGCTGCTTTGCATTGTCATCAGCCCGACCGGGTGGTTTACCGCTACAAACTGCGGGGGTATGATGATCGATGGACTATTAGCAATCAGCCGAGAGCCAGCTATACAAAACTTCCACCCGGTCAGTACACCTTGGAGGTGAATGCCGGCAATGAAACAGGCCAGTGGAGTCGTCACGTAAAAGAATTGAGCATCGCCGTGTTGCCACCCTTCTGGGCTGGCGGATGGGCGTATAGTTTATACACACTACTGGCGGTTTCGGGACTGGTTGGGTTTGTCCGGTTTCGCACAAAGCGTGAACGCGAACGCAATGAACTGTTACTTCGCGAACAGCAGGCCAACGAACTGCGACAGCTTGATTTGGCCAAAACCCGCTTTTTTGCTAATGTGTCACATGAGCTTCGTACGCCACTGACGCTTATGTTGGGACCGCTGAAAAGCGTACTTCTAAGCAGAGAGCTAACGTCCAAGGATGAATACCTCGTGCAGACAGCCCAACGAAATGCGGAAAACCTGCTTGGTTTGGTGAATGAACTGCTTGATCTAACTAAACTAGAGGCTGGCAAAATGCAACTGAACAGTCAGGCTGTACGAGTAAAATCGCTGGTCAGTGGTCTGGTTGCCAGTTTCGATTCATTGGCGCGTCAGAAAGAAATCACGCTGACCAGCGAATTGGCTGTCCGTGATGAATTGATTGTCCAGTTGGACGAACGAAAATTGCGACAGGTGCTTACCAACTTGCTTGCAAACGCGCTCAAATTCACTCCTACCGATGGATTTGTAAAAGTGACCCTGAACTATGTCGAACCGCAATTGCATATAGCGGTGCTGGATACGGGTCGTGGTATTTCACCCGATGATTTACCGTATGTGTTTGACCGCTATTTTCAAACAAGGCAGTCGGATACACCTCTGGAAGGTGGGACAGGCATTGGTCTGGCGCTTTGTCAGGAGCTGGTACGACTTATGCAGGGTACGCTACGGGTCGAAAGCCAGCTTGGGCAAGGAAGTACGTTTAGGATAGAGCTACCCGCTCCTCTTAGCAGCATGCCGCAGCAGGAGTCCGACGCAGAAAGCCTTGTGTTGGAAGAAGTGGCAGGCGGCAATTCCACGAAACAACTCGCAGAAGAAGCAAAGGCTCATTGTGCGGATGTTGTATTGGTTGTGGAAGATAATCCAGACCTGCGCAATTACCTAGTGACCATCTTGTCACCGTTATTTACGGTACAAACGGCCGAAAATGGACAAGTAGCGTTGACACGGTTGGCCGAGCTGCCACTGCTACCGTCGCTCATTGTTTCTGACATCATGATGCCTGTCATGGATGGCTTTCAATTGCTGGAAACGCTTAAAGGAAATGATACGTACCGGCGAATTCCTGTAATAATGCTTACCGCCAGGGCCGAAATGGTTGATCGATTGCGGGCCTTACGAATTGGTGTTGATGATTACCTGCTGAAGCCGTTCGACGAGGAAGAATTAATGGCTCGAATTGCTTCGTTACTGCATAATCAACGCGAACGATCCGTTGCGTTGACAACGGAAGTTGTCGAGGTTTCGCAGAATGACGATCCATCCTTACCCACAACGGCTCTCTCGAGTGAAGACAGCTTGTGGCTCGAACGACTGGAAATGTTAACGATGGCTCGCTTGAGTAACTTTGATCTGACCGCCGACGAATTAGCGTCCGAACTGGCAGCCAGCCGTCGCACGTTTTATCGAACCGTGAAACGACTGACAGGAATGACTCCGGCCCAATATCTCTCCGAAGCGCGCTTTCGACAAGCTCGTTTTCTCCTGGAAACTCGCCAGGTATCGACCGTTAAGCAGGTAGCTTATCAGGTTGGCTTTCGGCAGGTGAGTCATTTTGCCCAAACGTACCAGCAACGTTTTGGTAAAGCACCGGCTGACTATTTGTAA
- a CDS encoding outer membrane beta-barrel protein, translating to MKNTVKLTASLLLVVSALLLSPQAQAQFQANLTGNYLASTESGASFSDGQWGGGATLRYFVKPNFAIGLNGRYFTSNSSAIIPFDPQSGAISSIKASANLLMVTGQAEYFFSQSALRPYAGLEGGLYRSATKVEISDGYNTFKASDSANKFGIAPKVGLQYALSPVVGINVDAGYHIVFDDGETGKAFLLGAGVYFTFGKK from the coding sequence ATGAAAAACACCGTAAAACTAACGGCCTCTTTGCTCCTTGTTGTAAGCGCACTACTCTTATCTCCCCAAGCACAGGCACAATTCCAGGCAAACCTGACAGGAAACTATCTGGCATCAACGGAATCAGGGGCTTCATTCTCCGATGGTCAATGGGGGGGTGGAGCTACACTACGCTATTTTGTTAAACCTAACTTCGCCATTGGATTGAATGGCCGGTATTTTACTTCAAACAGTTCAGCTATCATCCCTTTCGATCCTCAATCAGGCGCTATCTCATCAATTAAAGCCTCGGCAAATCTTCTTATGGTGACAGGACAGGCTGAATACTTTTTTTCCCAATCCGCTCTTCGACCCTACGCTGGTCTGGAAGGTGGGTTGTACCGGTCCGCTACTAAGGTCGAAATCTCCGACGGATATAATACATTTAAAGCGTCTGACAGCGCTAACAAGTTTGGGATAGCACCCAAAGTAGGGTTGCAATATGCCCTCTCGCCCGTTGTTGGCATAAATGTCGATGCGGGTTATCACATTGTATTTGATGATGGCGAAACAGGAAAGGCTTTTTTGCTTGGGGCAGGTGTATACTTCACATTCGGCAAGAAGTAG
- a CDS encoding FdhF/YdeP family oxidoreductase produces MDQNTPPEEFTGDLELDKPETEAAGMSAIVASFEHVLRGTNVSRGWKALANLNQKDGFDCPSCAWPDPDGKRSPIAEYCESGAKAVADEVMTKHTASPVLFQRYSVAELIEKSDLWLGQQGRLTQPLVLRPGATHYVPIDWSEAFDLIADQLNALESPDEAIFYTSGRASNEAAFVYQLFVKMFGTNNLPDCSNMCHESTTVALTDTLGLGKATVTYEDYETADVVMIMGQNPGTTAPRMLTPMEEMKRKGGKIIAVNPLHEAGLLAFKYPQSPRDMLFGGEKLADVFLQVRINSDLALLKAMCKLLIAEEKKAAMAGEPGKVLDLHFIEQYTSGYESFVKSLDHFDLNELAAQCGLTVEQIQQAVDLFKYTPKLIICWAMGLTQHKNGVATISEVINLLLLKGSIGIKGGGASPIRGHSNVQGDRTMGVWEKTKPELLEALERVFQFKPPRENGYDAVASVKAMHEGKGKVFFGLGGNFTMAMSDTNFTAEGLRKCRLTVHVSTKLNRSHLIHGETALILPCLGRTDHDIQASGPQFISCESTTGVVAQSHGILDPVSPYLKSEVAIICELAKATLGEKSTVDWDSLVADYDRIRDLIAQTIKGFDNYNQKVRQPGGFYLPNDPRDRVFKNTSDGKAHFTVNAPTPHELQSDELLLMTIRSHDQFNTTVYKNADRYRGVHNERRVVFMHPDDIASLGLQEKQAVDLHSRYDGETRTAHRFIVVPYDIPRGCTAAYFPETNVLVPIDQMAEKSHTPISKSIVVKVTPTQV; encoded by the coding sequence ATGGATCAGAATACTCCTCCCGAAGAATTTACGGGTGACCTTGAACTGGATAAACCCGAAACAGAAGCGGCTGGCATGTCGGCCATTGTTGCTTCGTTTGAACACGTCTTGCGCGGTACGAATGTTAGCCGGGGTTGGAAGGCCCTGGCTAACCTGAATCAGAAAGACGGTTTCGACTGCCCTTCCTGCGCCTGGCCCGATCCAGACGGCAAGCGCTCGCCCATTGCTGAATATTGCGAAAGCGGTGCCAAAGCAGTGGCTGATGAGGTCATGACCAAGCACACTGCTTCCCCCGTCCTGTTTCAGCGCTACTCGGTCGCTGAGTTGATCGAAAAAAGCGATTTGTGGTTAGGTCAGCAAGGTCGTCTGACTCAGCCGCTGGTCCTGCGACCCGGTGCTACTCATTACGTACCCATCGACTGGTCAGAAGCTTTTGACCTCATTGCCGATCAACTGAACGCGCTCGAATCACCCGACGAAGCCATCTTTTACACCTCGGGACGTGCCAGCAACGAAGCCGCTTTTGTGTATCAGCTCTTCGTCAAAATGTTCGGCACCAACAACCTGCCCGACTGTTCGAACATGTGCCACGAATCGACCACGGTTGCCTTGACTGATACCCTAGGATTAGGCAAAGCGACGGTTACCTACGAGGATTACGAGACGGCTGATGTGGTCATGATTATGGGGCAGAACCCAGGAACAACAGCTCCCCGCATGCTGACCCCAATGGAAGAAATGAAGCGCAAGGGTGGTAAAATCATTGCCGTTAATCCCCTGCACGAAGCCGGTCTGCTGGCCTTCAAATACCCGCAAAGTCCGCGCGACATGCTGTTTGGCGGAGAAAAACTAGCTGATGTCTTTCTGCAAGTCCGCATAAATTCGGATTTGGCACTGCTGAAAGCGATGTGCAAGCTGTTGATAGCGGAAGAGAAAAAAGCGGCTATGGCGGGTGAGCCGGGCAAAGTACTCGACCTGCATTTTATTGAACAGTATACATCCGGTTACGAATCTTTCGTCAAAAGCCTGGACCATTTCGATCTGAACGAACTGGCCGCCCAGTGTGGTCTGACGGTAGAACAGATTCAGCAGGCTGTCGATTTGTTCAAGTACACGCCAAAGCTGATTATTTGCTGGGCAATGGGTTTGACCCAGCATAAGAATGGGGTAGCTACCATTAGTGAAGTCATTAATCTACTGCTCTTAAAAGGCAGTATCGGTATCAAAGGAGGTGGCGCCAGCCCTATACGCGGCCATAGCAATGTACAGGGCGACCGGACGATGGGCGTCTGGGAAAAAACCAAACCCGAACTGCTGGAAGCACTGGAACGAGTGTTTCAGTTCAAGCCCCCTCGCGAGAATGGTTATGATGCGGTGGCCTCGGTAAAGGCCATGCACGAGGGGAAAGGCAAGGTTTTCTTTGGATTGGGCGGCAATTTCACGATGGCCATGTCGGACACCAATTTCACGGCCGAAGGGCTGCGCAAGTGCCGACTAACCGTGCACGTATCGACCAAACTAAACCGTAGCCACCTGATTCATGGTGAAACGGCGCTGATCCTGCCCTGCCTTGGCCGTACCGACCACGATATTCAAGCATCTGGGCCGCAATTTATAAGCTGCGAAAGCACCACCGGCGTAGTAGCCCAGTCGCACGGGATATTGGACCCGGTTTCTCCTTATCTGAAAAGCGAGGTCGCCATCATTTGCGAACTGGCAAAAGCCACACTAGGCGAAAAATCGACCGTAGACTGGGATAGCCTTGTAGCGGATTACGACCGAATCCGGGATCTGATTGCGCAAACCATTAAAGGTTTTGACAACTATAACCAAAAGGTGCGGCAGCCGGGCGGATTTTACCTTCCGAATGACCCCCGCGACCGGGTGTTTAAAAATACCAGCGATGGTAAAGCGCACTTTACGGTAAACGCACCAACACCCCATGAGCTGCAATCGGATGAATTGCTGTTGATGACCATTCGCAGCCACGATCAGTTTAACACGACAGTCTACAAAAACGCGGATCGTTACCGGGGCGTTCATAACGAACGACGGGTAGTGTTCATGCATCCCGACGACATAGCCAGTCTGGGCTTACAGGAGAAACAAGCGGTTGATCTGCACAGTCGATATGACGGAGAGACCAGAACCGCGCATCGATTTATAGTAGTGCCTTACGACATTCCGAGGGGTTGCACGGCAGCTTATTTTCCAGAAACTAACGTCCTGGTACCTATCGATCAAATGGCTGAGAAAAGCCATACGCCGATCTCCAAATCCATTGTCGTTAAAGTGACACCGACTCAAGTATAA
- a CDS encoding catalase family protein encodes MKQAPADFNPLPYDPSYEQPEPDEAQTIQEIIDTMAHIQRKTYQSQGHAIRSVHAKGHAILTGEFQVFDNLPPFLAQGLFAKPGTYPITARISTQPGDVLPDSVSTPRGISFKIGGVEGEHLPGADESTTQDFILVNSPIFPQKLKDFLGGLKRFDLLTNKAEGLKEGISKTLRAIGEVVEKVSGSDAGVMPGMGGQLATHPMGDTYYSQGAYLYGDYMAKFSLTPVTSNLTSLKDQPIDIDSDDDALRHLLQDFFATNGGEWEFGVQLSTDIEKMPVEDASVEWPEQESPYLTVGKLTIAPQQAWTDEKVALVEDKMYFSPWHGLAAHRPLGVIQRARNATYKASATFRRNMYGKAEDPKEVKQL; translated from the coding sequence ATGAAACAAGCGCCCGCAGACTTCAACCCACTGCCTTACGATCCTTCCTACGAGCAGCCTGAGCCAGACGAAGCCCAAACCATTCAGGAGATTATCGATACGATGGCCCATATCCAACGAAAAACGTATCAGTCACAGGGGCACGCCATACGGAGTGTACACGCGAAAGGTCATGCTATCTTGACGGGTGAATTTCAGGTATTCGATAACCTGCCTCCTTTTTTGGCACAGGGCTTGTTTGCAAAACCCGGCACCTATCCGATTACGGCGCGTATTTCTACTCAACCGGGTGATGTACTACCTGATAGCGTATCAACACCCCGTGGCATTTCCTTTAAAATTGGTGGTGTGGAAGGCGAGCATCTACCCGGTGCGGATGAATCAACTACGCAGGATTTTATTCTGGTAAATAGTCCCATTTTTCCGCAAAAGCTTAAAGATTTTCTGGGTGGTCTGAAACGATTCGATCTGTTGACAAACAAGGCCGAGGGCCTCAAAGAAGGAATCTCCAAAACCCTGCGTGCTATTGGCGAAGTCGTGGAAAAGGTTAGCGGTTCTGATGCGGGCGTGATGCCAGGAATGGGTGGTCAATTGGCTACGCACCCAATGGGCGATACCTATTATTCGCAGGGGGCGTACCTGTACGGCGATTACATGGCTAAGTTTTCTCTGACGCCAGTAACATCCAACCTGACTTCTCTCAAAGACCAGCCGATTGATATCGACAGTGATGACGACGCGCTACGCCATTTATTACAGGATTTTTTCGCTACCAACGGCGGAGAATGGGAATTTGGTGTGCAGCTGTCAACTGATATTGAAAAAATGCCGGTAGAAGATGCTTCGGTAGAATGGCCTGAGCAGGAAAGCCCTTACCTCACCGTCGGAAAGCTAACGATTGCTCCCCAGCAAGCATGGACAGACGAAAAGGTGGCTTTGGTAGAAGATAAGATGTACTTCAGTCCCTGGCATGGTTTAGCAGCTCACCGTCCACTGGGCGTCATTCAGCGAGCACGGAATGCAACCTACAAAGCATCGGCAACGTTCCGCCGGAATATGTACGGCAAGGCAGAAGACCCCAAGGAAGTGAAGCAACTATAG
- a CDS encoding DUF808 domain-containing protein has product MASGIFAVLDDIAALMDDVALATKVATRKTAGILGDDLAVNAEKATGFLAERELPILWSITKGSLINKLIIVPVALLLNVFFPVAITFILVLGGCYLAYEGGHKIIDYFFKTAKTDTPAEAPANEQADRAVDHEKAKIKSAIMTDFILSVEIVIISLGSVTDQQTMIQVVTVSAVAVIATVGVYGLVALIVRMDDAGYRLIKWSDNKGFFSILGNGLVKALPVIIRILSVVGTLALLLVAGGIFVHNLDFLHHLYPDLPAIVREFGVGLVVGLVIAGSFALFKIIRGSTKKMAL; this is encoded by the coding sequence ATGGCATCTGGTATTTTTGCAGTTCTGGACGATATAGCGGCCCTGATGGATGATGTGGCTTTAGCGACAAAAGTAGCCACCCGAAAAACAGCCGGTATACTAGGCGACGACCTAGCCGTAAACGCAGAAAAAGCTACGGGTTTCCTGGCCGAAAGAGAGTTACCGATACTATGGTCAATTACGAAAGGATCGTTGATCAACAAACTTATTATCGTTCCCGTTGCGCTATTACTGAATGTGTTCTTTCCCGTTGCAATCACATTTATACTGGTGTTGGGAGGGTGTTATCTGGCTTACGAGGGGGGCCATAAAATAATAGATTACTTTTTCAAGACGGCAAAGACAGATACGCCAGCAGAAGCACCAGCAAATGAGCAGGCTGATCGAGCCGTTGATCACGAAAAAGCGAAGATAAAATCCGCCATCATGACCGACTTTATTCTGTCAGTAGAAATCGTCATCATTTCACTGGGTTCAGTTACCGATCAACAGACAATGATTCAGGTAGTAACGGTGTCAGCGGTTGCCGTGATAGCGACGGTCGGCGTATATGGTCTGGTAGCGCTCATCGTGCGAATGGATGATGCAGGGTACCGTTTGATTAAATGGTCAGACAATAAAGGGTTTTTCTCGATACTAGGCAATGGTCTTGTAAAGGCGCTGCCGGTTATCATCAGAATTTTAAGCGTAGTAGGAACGTTGGCTCTCTTGCTGGTTGCGGGCGGGATATTTGTGCATAACCTAGACTTCTTGCATCATCTGTACCCTGATCTTCCAGCAATAGTGCGAGAATTTGGCGTGGGGCTGGTTGTCGGATTGGTAATCGCGGGTAGTTTCGCCCTGTTTAAAATAATTCGGGGCTCAACTAAAAAAATGGCATTGTAA